A section of the Sebastes fasciatus isolate fSebFas1 chromosome 5, fSebFas1.pri, whole genome shotgun sequence genome encodes:
- the shroom2a gene encoding protein Shroom2 isoform X3, protein MKMVDIVAQKMPSENDVHVARSFLTKILRSSMRRNEPISRPHSWHATKFNESQSETAKTQSPPTQVWHTRYDASSSSTDLSSGWEQTNLRRVSDQFSSLGSMDSLEHVPHPYPAGQLSPAKSNNSMEHLGGGGGGKRDSAYSSFSTSSGTPDYTLSKSNAASTENVLYKVSQWDAGGKHNNGRNSQSLTEGVKQDDRVAYFQMPGVSAGPQTEDSAGSRHSTSNRTNLGPVWHVPETKKKTASPSPPPPPPPARSDSFAATKVHERGLIISHPEAPESHVKTSSESRRGHNPSLKIDGDVFHSSSDKFSSNKQYSLSSSDVRQGQPHHQRHHSDKSTFYTQPRAMSVPKPQNVGGYYCSMQELPTNGSAQHFGQNQRRNLNTSLSTTSTDQNTDGSAHSRYYCVTTCHNPQSGKSEDRKSITGVELAGNERNSLSPQSVNKVKYQLPQQQQHAPHSKDSNGYSKVSTVLETSADDRGSQRGHNAEAPFMSYPPRQTVDHRRSLPPQHDIRHHSQVSNKICPQATPMLHSLSLDAAGQADKTRGPNSEESLESKQMRRSDRFATTLRNEIQMRRAKLQKSMSAATLPGAEGETEDDHDVWKSTESSTPTSADGSFSSSYKDHLKEAQARVLKATSFRRKDLEPVLPEHPAAEALPNYPSSARKDIATLPTVSESGMSNSGSQVTRIGGRKRFPAEKKVRSFSEPDKIHEVGVKGDLTRNQSSSLDQQKLLRPALPPQIYTETPTGTKTRGFSSSSEPEDTVTGYRSRAEEVQGGPHSAHKQFILDQQRLGTFAEYEARWNVQKTDPETRASGRYRSADNILDPGPEERSKTTCFHERSRSSPSADFYGQKIQVPARKSEAEYSQTESKPAEPPITATGFPDRGPADCKVREKPVEFFLPPPPPPMNPGDNPDFRQRAATVRPAVSLAEDQGHAEPRRKPPPPRYPEVDSHESSTGSQSEICSPNADPNPAFVPTHSAKGDSEQGKGLVDKAQGAVHHLSTSSPQPASSPPPSSYRPPGPATMEGQQQRSPSPHFSPQRLSDKPPVSLQDEDSNRMDHVIENQHSAVKKVPIRIVHSEGVSEKETCPYLQHSDPPAVEAEGPGVTRLGGLGAAGQDSLFCAFTRPAAQTDPNPQRDAYMTTVGDHINSDSQQPLPPPPPPQPTDDRATVTTGLSEDQKREELARDIMGKDKSLAEILDQSKMKTTMDLMEGIFPEGEQLLEGAHQRRKVPPKQTATRPAEEREKEDSMASAVTMVTSSTYYSTSAPKAELLIKMKDMQEQEQEEEDSEDELDIDLANKKQELIDSLSKKLQVLREARESLQEDVLDNNALGDEVEARVQQICKPNELDKFRMFVGDLDKVVSLLLSLSGRLARVENALNSLEEDATADETRTLIEKRKLLIRQHEDAKELKENLDRRERVVYDILANQLPEDSLTDYEHFVKMKSALIIEQRKLEDKIKLGEEQLKCLTDSLPIEQRLAL, encoded by the exons ATGAAAATGGTGGATATTGTAGCTCAGAAAATGCCCTCTGAGAATGACGTTCATGTGGCGAGAAGCTTTCTCACGAAGATTTTGCGAAGTTCCATGAG gaggaatGAACCCATAAGCAGGCCTCACTCCTGGCACGCCACCAAGTTCAACGAGAGCCAATCAGAGACCGCCAAAACGCAGTCTCCTCCCACGCAAGTCTGGCACACCAGATACGATGCAAG ctcctcctccactgATCTCTCCTCCGGCTGGGAGCAAACAAACCTGCGCCGAGTGTCGGACCAGTTCAGCTCTCTGGGCAGCATGGACAGCCTAGAACACGTCCCCCACCCGTACCCCGCCGGCCAGCTGTCACCCGCCAAGTCCAACAACAGCATGGAGCacctgggaggaggaggaggaggcaaacGAGACTCGGCCTACAGCTCCTTCTCCACGAGCTCCGGCACTCCAGACTACACCCTCTCCAAGAGCAACGCCGCCTCCACGGAGAACGTGCTCTATAAAGTCAGTCAGTGGGACGCTGGAGGAAAACACAACAACGGCAGGAACAGCCAGAGCCTGACTGAGGGCGTCAAACAGGACGACAGGGTGGCGTACTTCCAGATGCCCGGAGTTAGCGCCGGCCCACAGACGGAGGACTCGGCCGGCTCGCGCCACTCCACTTCAAACAGAACCAACTTAGGACCAGTTTGGCACGTCcctgaaacaaagaagaagactgcctccccctctcctcctcctccacctccacctgcacGCAGCGACAGCTTTGCTGCGACAAAGGTGCATGAACGGGGGCTCATCATATCTCACCCCGAAGCACCTGAATCACACGTCAAGACTTCCTCTGAAAGCCGCCGCGGCCACAACCCGTCCCTGAAAATTGACGGCGATGTGTTTCACTCTTCTTCTGATAAATTCAGCTCTAACAAGCAGTACTCGCTGTCCAGCAGCGATGTTCGACAAGGCCAGCCCCACCATCAACGACACCACAGTGACAAAAGCACTTTTTATACCCAGCCGCGGGCGATGTCCGTACCAAAGCCACAGAACGTAGGTGGCTACTACTGCAGCATGCAGGAGCTGCCTACTAACGGGTCCGCACAACACTTTGGTCAGAACCAGAGGAGGAACTTAAACACCTCCCTGTCTACCACGTCCACCGACCAAAACACCGACGGCAGTGCACACAGCCGGTACTACTGCGTCACAACGTGTCACAACCCCCAGTCAGGAAAatcagaggacaggaagagCATCACGGGCGTAGAGCTGGCTGGAAATGAGCGTAACTCTCTCAGCCCACAGTCAGTCAACAAAGTGAAGTATCAGCTGCCTCAACAGCAGCAACATGCCCCTCACAGTAAAGACAGTAATGGATACAGCAAAGTGAGTACCGTACTAGAAACCAGCGCTGACGATAGGGGAAGCCAGAGAGGACACAACGCCGAAGCTCCGTTCATGAGTTATCCTCCCAGACAGACCGTCGACCATCGGAGGTCTCTGCCGCCGCAACACGACATCCGACATCACAGCCAAGTGAGCAACAAGATCTGCCCCCAGGCGACTCCCATGCTTCACTCGCTATCCCTGGACGCCGCCGGCCAAGCCGACAAAACAAGAGGCCCAAACTCCGAGGAGTCCCTTGAGAGCAAGCAGATGAGACGCAGCGACCGCTTCGCTACGACGTTAAGGAACGAAATCCAGATGAGAAGAGCCAAGCTGCAGAAGAGTATGAGCGCAGCGACGCTTCCTGGTGCTGAGGGTGAGACTGAAGATGATCATGATGTCTGGAAGTCCACCGAAAGCAGCACCCCGACGTCTGCAGACGGCTCCTTCTCCAGCTCCTACAAGGATCATCTGAAGGAAGCACAAGCACGGGTGCTCAAGGCGACGTCGTTCAGGAGGAAAGACCTGGAGCCGGTCCTGCCGGAGCACCCGGCGGCCGAGGCCTTACCTAACTACCCGTCCTCAGCCCGGAAAGACATCGCAACTCTGCCGACTGTGTCAGAGTCTGGGATGAGCAACTCAGGTAGTCAGGTGACTCGCATCGGAGGCCGTAAGCGTTTTCCTGCAGAAAAGAAGGTACGCTCTTTCTCTGAGCCGGACAAAATCCACGAAGTCGGGGTGAAGGGAGACCTCACTCGCAATCAAAGCTCCTCACTAGACCAGCAGAAGCTCCTTAGACCAGCTCTCCCCCCGCAGATCTATACAGAGACCCCCACAGGGACCAAAACCCGAGGTTTCAGCTCCAGCAGTGAACCAGAGGACACAGTGACGGGCTACAGGAGCAGAGCTGAAGAGGTCCAGGGAGGTCCTCACTCTGCACACAAGCAGTTCATCCTAGACCAGCAAAGACTGGGCACCTTCGCTGAGTACGAGGCCAGGTGGAATGTACAGAAAACCGACCCAGAAACGAGAGCCTCCGGACGGTACCGGTCAGCCGATAACATCCTGGATCCAGGACCAGAGGAGAGATCCAAAACCACCTGTTTCCACGAGAGATCCAGATCGTCTCCTTCAGCTGACTTCTATGGACAG AAGATTCAAGTTCCTGCAAGAAAGAGTGAGGCAGAATATTCCCAGACGGAGAGTAAACCTGCTGAACCGCCCATCACCGCCACAGG GTTCCCTGACAGAGGGCCCGCCGACTGTAAAGTGAGAGAGAAGCCGGTGGAGTTTtttctacctcctcctcctccgcccatGAACCCGGGAGACAACCCTGACTTCAGACAGCGAGCTGCCACCGTGAGACCTGCCGTGAGTCTCGCAGAGGACCAGGGACACGCCGAGCCGAGGAGGAAGCCTCCCCCGCCCAGATACCCAGAGGTCGACTCCCACGAGTCCTCCACCGGTTCCCAGAGTGAAATCTGCTCTCCTAACGCCGACCCCAACCCCGCCTTCGTCCCCACCCACTCTGCAAAGGGAGATTCTGAGCAGGGCAAAGGACTTGTGGACAAAGCACAAGGGGCAGTACATCATCTATCAACATCCAGTCCTCAGCCTGCCTCCTCTCCCCCGCCGTCCTCCTACAGACCCCCAGGGCCGGCCACCATGGAGGGGCAGCAGCAGCGCTCGCCATCGCCACACTTCTCCCCGCAGAGACTCAGCGACAAGCCTCCCGTCTCCTTACAGGATGAAGACTCAAACAG GATGGATCATGTGATAGAAAACCAACACTCTGCGGTGAAGAAAGTGCCCATCAGGATCGTCCACTCAGAGGGCGTCTCGGAGAAGGAGACTTGTCCATATCTGCAGCACAGCGACCCCCCCGCTGTCGAGGCGGAGGGTCCTGGTGTGACCCGGCTCGGTGGTCTGGGAGCTGCAGGGCAGGACTCGCTGTTTTGTGCATTTACTCGGCCGGCTGCCCAGACAGACCCAAACCCCCAGAGAGACGCGTACATGACCACGGTTGGAGATCACATCAACTCCGACAGTCAGCAGCCGCTaccgccgccaccgccaccgcagCCCACAGACGACCGGGCGACGGTAACCACGGGGCTGTCCGAGGATCagaagagagaggagctggCCCGGGACATCATGGGAAAGGATAAATCACTAGCTGAGATTCTGGACCAGAGCAAGATGAAGACCACCATGGACCTGATGGAGGGGATCTTCCCTGAGGGGGAGCAGCTGCTGGAAGGAGCTCACCAACGCAGGAAGGTTCCCCCGAAACAGACCGCCACCCGCCCTGCTGAGGAAAG GGAGAAGGAGGACAGCATGGCATCAGCTGTCACCATGGTGACCAGTTCGACGTATTACAGCACATCTGCTCCCAAAGCTGAGCTCCTGATTAAGATGAAGGACATGCAGgaacaggagcaggaggaggaagactcTGAGGACGAGCTGGACATCGATCTGGCCAACAAGAAG CAAGAGCTCATCGACAGCCTCAGCAAGAAGCTTCAGGTGTTGCGTGAGGCCCGCGAGAGTCTCCAGGAGGACGTCCTGGACAACAACGCTCTGGGAGACGAGGTGGAGGCTCGAGTCCAGCAGATCTGCAAACCCAACGAGCTGGACAAGTTCAGGATGTTTGTCGGAGACCTGGACAAGGTGGTGAGCCTGCTGCTGTCGCTGTCGGGCCGCCTGGCTCGAGTGGAGAACGCCCTCAACAGTCTGGAGGAGGACGCCACAGCTGACGAGACG CGAACGCTGATCGAGAAGAGGAAGCTGCTGATTCGTCAGCACGAGGATGCGAAAGAGCTGAAGGAGAACCTGGACCGCCGGGAGCGCGTGGTTTACGACATCCTGGCCAACCAGCTGCCGGAGGACAGCCTCACGGACTACGAGCACTTTGTCAAGATGAAGTCGGCGCTCATCATCGAGCAACGAAAGCTGGAGGATAAAATCAAACTGGGCGAGGAGCAGCTCAAGTGTCTGACGGACAGTCTGCCCATAGAGCAGAGGCTGGCCTTGTGA
- the shroom2a gene encoding protein Shroom2 isoform X4: MDSLEHVPHPYPAGQLSPAKSNNSMEHLGGGGGGKRDSAYSSFSTSSGTPDYTLSKSNAASTENVLYKVSQWDAGGKHNNGRNSQSLTEGVKQDDRVAYFQMPGVSAGPQTEDSAGSRHSTSNRTNLGPVWHVPETKKKTASPSPPPPPPPARSDSFAATKVHERGLIISHPEAPESHVKTSSESRRGHNPSLKIDGDVFHSSSDKFSSNKQYSLSSSDVRQGQPHHQRHHSDKSTFYTQPRAMSVPKPQNVGGYYCSMQELPTNGSAQHFGQNQRRNLNTSLSTTSTDQNTDGSAHSRYYCVTTCHNPQSGKSEDRKSITGVELAGNERNSLSPQSVNKVKYQLPQQQQHAPHSKDSNGYSKVSTVLETSADDRGSQRGHNAEAPFMSYPPRQTVDHRRSLPPQHDIRHHSQVSNKICPQATPMLHSLSLDAAGQADKTRGPNSEESLESKQMRRSDRFATTLRNEIQMRRAKLQKSMSAATLPGAEGETEDDHDVWKSTESSTPTSADGSFSSSYKDHLKEAQARVLKATSFRRKDLEPVLPEHPAAEALPNYPSSARKDIATLPTVSESGMSNSGSQVTRIGGRKRFPAEKKVRSFSEPDKIHEVGVKGDLTRNQSSSLDQQKLLRPALPPQIYTETPTGTKTRGFSSSSEPEDTVTGYRSRAEEVQGGPHSAHKQFILDQQRLGTFAEYEARWNVQKTDPETRASGRYRSADNILDPGPEERSKTTCFHERSRSSPSADFYGQKIQVPARKSEAEYSQTESKPAEPPITATGFPDRGPADCKVREKPVEFFLPPPPPPMNPGDNPDFRQRAATVRPAVSLAEDQGHAEPRRKPPPPRYPEVDSHESSTGSQSEICSPNADPNPAFVPTHSAKGDSEQGKGLVDKAQGAVHHLSTSSPQPASSPPPSSYRPPGPATMEGQQQRSPSPHFSPQRLSDKPPVSLQDEDSNRMDHVIENQHSAVKKVPIRIVHSEGVSEKETCPYLQHSDPPAVEAEGPGVTRLGGLGAAGQDSLFCAFTRPAAQTDPNPQRDAYMTTVGDHINSDSQQPLPPPPPPQPTDDRATVTTGLSEDQKREELARDIMGKDKSLAEILDQSKMKTTMDLMEGIFPEGEQLLEGAHQRRKVPPKQTATRPAEEREKEDSMASAVTMVTSSTYYSTSAPKAELLIKMKDMQEQEQEEEDSEDELDIDLANKKQELIDSLSKKLQVLREARESLQEDVLDNNALGDEVEARVQQICKPNELDKFRMFVGDLDKVVSLLLSLSGRLARVENALNSLEEDATADETRTLIEKRKLLIRQHEDAKELKENLDRRERVVYDILANQLPEDSLTDYEHFVKMKSALIIEQRKLEDKIKLGEEQLKCLTDSLPIEQRLAL, encoded by the exons ATGGACAGCCTAGAACACGTCCCCCACCCGTACCCCGCCGGCCAGCTGTCACCCGCCAAGTCCAACAACAGCATGGAGCacctgggaggaggaggaggaggcaaacGAGACTCGGCCTACAGCTCCTTCTCCACGAGCTCCGGCACTCCAGACTACACCCTCTCCAAGAGCAACGCCGCCTCCACGGAGAACGTGCTCTATAAAGTCAGTCAGTGGGACGCTGGAGGAAAACACAACAACGGCAGGAACAGCCAGAGCCTGACTGAGGGCGTCAAACAGGACGACAGGGTGGCGTACTTCCAGATGCCCGGAGTTAGCGCCGGCCCACAGACGGAGGACTCGGCCGGCTCGCGCCACTCCACTTCAAACAGAACCAACTTAGGACCAGTTTGGCACGTCcctgaaacaaagaagaagactgcctccccctctcctcctcctccacctccacctgcacGCAGCGACAGCTTTGCTGCGACAAAGGTGCATGAACGGGGGCTCATCATATCTCACCCCGAAGCACCTGAATCACACGTCAAGACTTCCTCTGAAAGCCGCCGCGGCCACAACCCGTCCCTGAAAATTGACGGCGATGTGTTTCACTCTTCTTCTGATAAATTCAGCTCTAACAAGCAGTACTCGCTGTCCAGCAGCGATGTTCGACAAGGCCAGCCCCACCATCAACGACACCACAGTGACAAAAGCACTTTTTATACCCAGCCGCGGGCGATGTCCGTACCAAAGCCACAGAACGTAGGTGGCTACTACTGCAGCATGCAGGAGCTGCCTACTAACGGGTCCGCACAACACTTTGGTCAGAACCAGAGGAGGAACTTAAACACCTCCCTGTCTACCACGTCCACCGACCAAAACACCGACGGCAGTGCACACAGCCGGTACTACTGCGTCACAACGTGTCACAACCCCCAGTCAGGAAAatcagaggacaggaagagCATCACGGGCGTAGAGCTGGCTGGAAATGAGCGTAACTCTCTCAGCCCACAGTCAGTCAACAAAGTGAAGTATCAGCTGCCTCAACAGCAGCAACATGCCCCTCACAGTAAAGACAGTAATGGATACAGCAAAGTGAGTACCGTACTAGAAACCAGCGCTGACGATAGGGGAAGCCAGAGAGGACACAACGCCGAAGCTCCGTTCATGAGTTATCCTCCCAGACAGACCGTCGACCATCGGAGGTCTCTGCCGCCGCAACACGACATCCGACATCACAGCCAAGTGAGCAACAAGATCTGCCCCCAGGCGACTCCCATGCTTCACTCGCTATCCCTGGACGCCGCCGGCCAAGCCGACAAAACAAGAGGCCCAAACTCCGAGGAGTCCCTTGAGAGCAAGCAGATGAGACGCAGCGACCGCTTCGCTACGACGTTAAGGAACGAAATCCAGATGAGAAGAGCCAAGCTGCAGAAGAGTATGAGCGCAGCGACGCTTCCTGGTGCTGAGGGTGAGACTGAAGATGATCATGATGTCTGGAAGTCCACCGAAAGCAGCACCCCGACGTCTGCAGACGGCTCCTTCTCCAGCTCCTACAAGGATCATCTGAAGGAAGCACAAGCACGGGTGCTCAAGGCGACGTCGTTCAGGAGGAAAGACCTGGAGCCGGTCCTGCCGGAGCACCCGGCGGCCGAGGCCTTACCTAACTACCCGTCCTCAGCCCGGAAAGACATCGCAACTCTGCCGACTGTGTCAGAGTCTGGGATGAGCAACTCAGGTAGTCAGGTGACTCGCATCGGAGGCCGTAAGCGTTTTCCTGCAGAAAAGAAGGTACGCTCTTTCTCTGAGCCGGACAAAATCCACGAAGTCGGGGTGAAGGGAGACCTCACTCGCAATCAAAGCTCCTCACTAGACCAGCAGAAGCTCCTTAGACCAGCTCTCCCCCCGCAGATCTATACAGAGACCCCCACAGGGACCAAAACCCGAGGTTTCAGCTCCAGCAGTGAACCAGAGGACACAGTGACGGGCTACAGGAGCAGAGCTGAAGAGGTCCAGGGAGGTCCTCACTCTGCACACAAGCAGTTCATCCTAGACCAGCAAAGACTGGGCACCTTCGCTGAGTACGAGGCCAGGTGGAATGTACAGAAAACCGACCCAGAAACGAGAGCCTCCGGACGGTACCGGTCAGCCGATAACATCCTGGATCCAGGACCAGAGGAGAGATCCAAAACCACCTGTTTCCACGAGAGATCCAGATCGTCTCCTTCAGCTGACTTCTATGGACAG AAGATTCAAGTTCCTGCAAGAAAGAGTGAGGCAGAATATTCCCAGACGGAGAGTAAACCTGCTGAACCGCCCATCACCGCCACAGG GTTCCCTGACAGAGGGCCCGCCGACTGTAAAGTGAGAGAGAAGCCGGTGGAGTTTtttctacctcctcctcctccgcccatGAACCCGGGAGACAACCCTGACTTCAGACAGCGAGCTGCCACCGTGAGACCTGCCGTGAGTCTCGCAGAGGACCAGGGACACGCCGAGCCGAGGAGGAAGCCTCCCCCGCCCAGATACCCAGAGGTCGACTCCCACGAGTCCTCCACCGGTTCCCAGAGTGAAATCTGCTCTCCTAACGCCGACCCCAACCCCGCCTTCGTCCCCACCCACTCTGCAAAGGGAGATTCTGAGCAGGGCAAAGGACTTGTGGACAAAGCACAAGGGGCAGTACATCATCTATCAACATCCAGTCCTCAGCCTGCCTCCTCTCCCCCGCCGTCCTCCTACAGACCCCCAGGGCCGGCCACCATGGAGGGGCAGCAGCAGCGCTCGCCATCGCCACACTTCTCCCCGCAGAGACTCAGCGACAAGCCTCCCGTCTCCTTACAGGATGAAGACTCAAACAG GATGGATCATGTGATAGAAAACCAACACTCTGCGGTGAAGAAAGTGCCCATCAGGATCGTCCACTCAGAGGGCGTCTCGGAGAAGGAGACTTGTCCATATCTGCAGCACAGCGACCCCCCCGCTGTCGAGGCGGAGGGTCCTGGTGTGACCCGGCTCGGTGGTCTGGGAGCTGCAGGGCAGGACTCGCTGTTTTGTGCATTTACTCGGCCGGCTGCCCAGACAGACCCAAACCCCCAGAGAGACGCGTACATGACCACGGTTGGAGATCACATCAACTCCGACAGTCAGCAGCCGCTaccgccgccaccgccaccgcagCCCACAGACGACCGGGCGACGGTAACCACGGGGCTGTCCGAGGATCagaagagagaggagctggCCCGGGACATCATGGGAAAGGATAAATCACTAGCTGAGATTCTGGACCAGAGCAAGATGAAGACCACCATGGACCTGATGGAGGGGATCTTCCCTGAGGGGGAGCAGCTGCTGGAAGGAGCTCACCAACGCAGGAAGGTTCCCCCGAAACAGACCGCCACCCGCCCTGCTGAGGAAAG GGAGAAGGAGGACAGCATGGCATCAGCTGTCACCATGGTGACCAGTTCGACGTATTACAGCACATCTGCTCCCAAAGCTGAGCTCCTGATTAAGATGAAGGACATGCAGgaacaggagcaggaggaggaagactcTGAGGACGAGCTGGACATCGATCTGGCCAACAAGAAG CAAGAGCTCATCGACAGCCTCAGCAAGAAGCTTCAGGTGTTGCGTGAGGCCCGCGAGAGTCTCCAGGAGGACGTCCTGGACAACAACGCTCTGGGAGACGAGGTGGAGGCTCGAGTCCAGCAGATCTGCAAACCCAACGAGCTGGACAAGTTCAGGATGTTTGTCGGAGACCTGGACAAGGTGGTGAGCCTGCTGCTGTCGCTGTCGGGCCGCCTGGCTCGAGTGGAGAACGCCCTCAACAGTCTGGAGGAGGACGCCACAGCTGACGAGACG CGAACGCTGATCGAGAAGAGGAAGCTGCTGATTCGTCAGCACGAGGATGCGAAAGAGCTGAAGGAGAACCTGGACCGCCGGGAGCGCGTGGTTTACGACATCCTGGCCAACCAGCTGCCGGAGGACAGCCTCACGGACTACGAGCACTTTGTCAAGATGAAGTCGGCGCTCATCATCGAGCAACGAAAGCTGGAGGATAAAATCAAACTGGGCGAGGAGCAGCTCAAGTGTCTGACGGACAGTCTGCCCATAGAGCAGAGGCTGGCCTTGTGA